A stretch of Porites lutea chromosome 5, jaPorLute2.1, whole genome shotgun sequence DNA encodes these proteins:
- the LOC140937375 gene encoding bone morphogenetic protein 6-like — MAMSPQLLLHLFFLLCIGSNVTQSAKRNTTNSRDLLSLLNAKPEGIPPVSENLSESNPLGDIQASDYMVRLFLRISKSNGQVINPDAFMGDNIHGFIDNDGSNDSNFTFNVSIPTNEILKSAKLLLYKYPSNHTSYSRSSLLVTIHDLYSGREIASKLVAIQTVGWISFELPRGIILRWDRKPQTNAGVSVRIAGSPRLTINAIRFATRQKNATFQPLIVAYCSVTSSLFAELQRSTVKRVPRDRRSDQSSHKGKCGLQKLNINFKDLGWDKWVIAPKQYSASYCAGTCLDRYDNTQSNHALIQLMMHQETPGYANAPCCAPTQMAPISMLYYGGPGESTYVLKQMKDWVVTACGCK; from the exons ATGGCAATGTCGCCTCAGTTActtcttcatttgttttttctgttgtgTATTGGCAGCAATGTTACTCAGTCTGCGAAAAGAAATACAACAAACAGCAGAGATCTTTTAAGCTTACTGAATGCCAAGCCAGAGGGCATCCCACCTGTGTCGGAAAACCTGTCGGAATCAAACCCCCTCGGAGATATACAAGCATCAGACTACATGGTTCGGCTTTTCCTGCGCATCTCGAAATCAAACGGACAAGTGATTAATCCGGACGCTTTTATGGGAGACAATATTCACGGATTTATCGATAATG ATGGTTCCAACGACAGCAACTTCACATTCAATGTTTCAATTCCTACAAACGAGATTTTGAAATCTGCAAAACTTCTACTTTACAAGTATCCTTCGAATCATACCTCATATTCACGTTCCAGCCTGTTGGTCACCATCCATGACCTTTACAGTGGCAGAGAAATTGCATCCAAACTTGTAGCCATACAAACTGTTGGTTGGATAAGCTTTGAGTTGCCACGGGGCATAATCCTCCGCTGGGACCGCAAGCCACAAACTAACGCAGGCGTTTCTGTCAGGATAGCCGGATCACCTCGCCTTACCATTAATGCAATTCGGTTTGCAACGCGGCAAAAAAACGCCACTTTCCAGCCACTCATAGTCGCTTACTGCAGTGTTACGAGTTCCCTTTTTGCTGAATTACAGAGATCCACTGTTAAGAGAGTCCCAAGAGATCGCAGATCAGATCAATCGAGTCATAAGGGCAAGTGTGGACTTCAAAAACTTAACATCAACTTTAAGGACCTAGGATGGGACAAGTGGGTCATCGCTCCTAAACAGTACTCGGCTTCCTACTGCGCGGGAACATGCCTGGATCGGTACGATAACACGCAGAGTAACCACGCTCTGATACAGCTGATGATGCACCAGGAAACTCCCGGATATGCCAACGCCCCCTGCTGTGCACCAACACAAATGGCCCCCATTTCTATGTTGTACTATGGTGGGCCAGGGGAAAGTACTTACGTTCTGAAGCAAATGAAAGACTGGGTGGTTACCGCCTGTGGTTGCAAGTAG